In the Flagellimonas sp. MMG031 genome, one interval contains:
- a CDS encoding GNAT family N-acetyltransferase, with protein MTTMEITDNSFLRQFETKVNGHLAKIEYSSQERKVFLTKLVIPEEITQEGFKEDFIKAVLNEIQENNLRVVPTSPQIAGFLRKNRQYKEMLPVGIRI; from the coding sequence ATGACAACAATGGAAATCACTGACAATAGTTTCTTGCGTCAATTTGAAACTAAGGTCAATGGGCATTTAGCCAAAATTGAGTACTCTTCACAAGAGCGTAAAGTATTTTTGACCAAGCTGGTTATTCCGGAAGAAATTACACAAGAGGGCTTTAAAGAGGATTTCATCAAAGCGGTTTTGAACGAAATTCAAGAGAACAACCTAAGAGTTGTACCTACAAGCCCCCAAATTGCTGGATTTTTGAGAAAAAACAGGCAATACAAGGAAATGCTACCAGTTGGTATCCGTATTTGA
- a CDS encoding family 16 glycoside hydrolase, giving the protein MTFLRNTLWVMILAATHLLQAQTTQNIPLQPSAWTAQPGSELTFETFDGRPTLLLNGKAFANDIDFSNGVLELEVYANQKRSFAGFLFRKQQQNFEEIYMRIHKSRQVDAVQYTPTYHGESNWQLYPEHQAQVAFLTEGWNQLRIEVQDLAATVFVNGEQALQVDHLKSGNLSGTIGIWALFGNRFANIRVTLTGEAVAKEPYPIRTPPVGMITEWELTEAKLYEEGNIDPASFAQMPTQRAQTETSGLLPISKYVPKPSSGNFEGNPEVYTVASTTISTNQALTQWFSFDYSDKIILYLNGAPIFYGNNAFRSKNNQFQGHLGLGAYKIPLHLKKGSNMLHCVVIDKANGWGLIGKLE; this is encoded by the coding sequence ATGACATTTTTACGCAACACCCTTTGGGTGATGATACTTGCAGCCACCCACTTGCTCCAAGCCCAAACCACACAAAATATTCCCTTGCAACCAAGCGCATGGACCGCCCAACCGGGCAGTGAGCTCACCTTCGAAACCTTTGACGGTCGCCCTACCCTACTACTCAACGGTAAGGCCTTTGCTAATGACATCGACTTCTCCAACGGCGTGCTGGAACTGGAGGTATACGCCAACCAAAAGCGCAGCTTTGCCGGATTTCTGTTCCGCAAACAGCAGCAAAACTTTGAGGAAATCTACATGCGCATTCACAAATCCCGCCAAGTGGATGCCGTGCAGTACACGCCTACCTACCATGGAGAGAGCAATTGGCAGCTTTACCCCGAACATCAGGCACAGGTGGCCTTTCTTACCGAAGGGTGGAACCAGTTGCGCATTGAGGTGCAGGACCTTGCTGCCACTGTTTTTGTGAATGGTGAACAAGCGCTGCAAGTGGACCATCTTAAATCGGGGAACCTCTCCGGTACCATTGGTATTTGGGCCTTGTTCGGAAACCGGTTTGCCAATATCAGGGTTACCCTCACAGGCGAGGCCGTCGCCAAGGAGCCTTACCCTATCCGCACCCCTCCCGTAGGGATGATCACCGAATGGGAACTCACCGAGGCCAAACTATACGAGGAAGGGAACATCGACCCCGCCAGTTTTGCGCAAATGCCTACCCAAAGGGCACAAACGGAAACTTCGGGCCTATTGCCCATTTCCAAATATGTGCCCAAACCCAGTTCTGGAAATTTTGAGGGCAATCCAGAGGTGTATACCGTGGCATCGACCACCATAAGCACCAACCAAGCACTCACCCAATGGTTTTCGTTCGATTATAGCGATAAGATCATCCTATATTTAAATGGAGCACCTATTTTTTACGGAAACAATGCCTTTCGGTCCAAAAACAACCAATTTCAGGGGCATTTGGGCCTCGGAGCTTACAAAATCCCATTGCATCTTAAAAAAGGTAGCAATATGCTGCACTGCGTCGTCATTGATAAGGCCAACGGTTGGGGATTAATCGGGAAGTTGGAATAA
- a CDS encoding type B 50S ribosomal protein L31 — protein sequence MRKGIHPENYRLVAFKDMSNDDVFITKSTAEAKETITVDGVEYPLVKLEISRTSHPYYTGKTKLVDTAGRIDKFKNKYKKFKKEEKEAE from the coding sequence ATGAGAAAAGGTATACACCCAGAAAACTATAGATTGGTTGCTTTTAAGGACATGTCCAACGACGATGTGTTCATTACAAAGTCCACTGCTGAAGCGAAAGAGACCATCACTGTTGATGGTGTTGAATACCCTTTGGTAAAATTGGAAATTTCAAGAACATCACATCCTTACTACACTGGTAAGACCAAATTGGTGGATACCGCTGGTAGGATCGATAAGTTCAAGAACAAGTACAAGAAATTCAAGAAAGAAGAGAAGGAGGCCGAGTAG
- a CDS encoding lytic transglycosylase domain-containing protein produces MKYLKNILAFIGLIAVVSTLIFAVQSNAMEEQPVKTVTEPETTDKNVADTYQISAIEIPKDLNFAGEPVPQDDPEIMERVDREFLVNTYWQSNALLLMKRANKYFPIMEPILKKNGIPDDFKYLAVAESGLENVVSPAGATGFWQIMKGTGREYGLEVNDNVDERYHIEKATQVACDYLNKWKDRFGSWTLTAAAYNAGPAGIQKYMDIQQVNDYYDLLLGQETGRYVFRILAIKEILSNRDKYGFQLEEDDMYTKVPTFTVEVDTAVTNWADFAELYEINYKVLKRHNPWLREPHLNNASRKKYTIEIPNKGYYRVGSTGK; encoded by the coding sequence ATGAAATATCTTAAAAATATATTGGCATTTATCGGATTGATAGCTGTGGTAAGCACCTTGATTTTTGCCGTTCAGTCGAATGCAATGGAAGAACAACCCGTAAAAACGGTAACCGAACCCGAAACCACGGATAAGAATGTGGCGGATACCTACCAAATCAGCGCCATAGAAATACCAAAGGATCTGAATTTCGCAGGTGAGCCGGTTCCCCAAGACGACCCTGAGATCATGGAGCGTGTTGACCGTGAATTTTTGGTGAATACCTATTGGCAGTCGAACGCCCTCTTATTGATGAAGCGTGCCAATAAATACTTTCCGATCATGGAGCCCATTCTTAAAAAGAATGGCATCCCGGATGACTTTAAGTATCTGGCGGTTGCCGAAAGTGGCCTTGAAAATGTGGTTTCCCCTGCAGGCGCCACTGGTTTTTGGCAAATCATGAAAGGAACTGGCCGCGAATATGGTTTGGAAGTAAACGATAACGTGGATGAGCGCTACCATATTGAAAAAGCGACCCAAGTGGCATGTGATTACCTTAATAAATGGAAAGACCGTTTCGGTAGCTGGACGTTGACCGCTGCGGCCTATAATGCAGGTCCTGCCGGTATCCAAAAATATATGGACATCCAACAGGTGAACGATTACTATGATTTGTTATTGGGACAAGAGACCGGCCGTTATGTGTTCCGTATTTTGGCAATTAAGGAGATTTTATCCAATCGTGATAAGTATGGTTTCCAGTTGGAAGAAGACGATATGTACACCAAAGTTCCCACCTTTACCGTTGAAGTAGATACTGCGGTAACCAATTGGGCCGATTTCGCGGAGCTATACGAAATCAACTACAAGGTTTTGAAGCGACATAACCCTTGGTTGCGCGAACCGCATTTGAACAATGCTTCCCGTAAAAAATATACTATCGAAATACCGAACAAAGGATATTATCGAGTAGGGAGTACTGGAAAATAG
- a CDS encoding helix-turn-helix transcriptional regulator, with translation MENLTDFEDILIQKYGKKGTEKRDKYDAEALAFRLGAMLKEARKEANLTQEELAERTGTKKSYISRIERGLSDIQVSTYYKLIELGLGKNLNISIQ, from the coding sequence ATGGAAAACTTAACTGATTTTGAAGACATACTTATTCAAAAATACGGAAAAAAGGGAACTGAAAAGCGCGACAAATATGATGCGGAAGCTCTTGCTTTCCGACTGGGGGCAATGCTCAAGGAAGCACGAAAAGAAGCTAACCTGACCCAAGAAGAGCTTGCGGAAAGGACTGGGACAAAAAAAAGTTACATATCACGAATTGAGCGCGGTTTGAGCGATATCCAAGTTTCAACCTATTACAAATTGATAGAACTTGGACTAGGAAAAAATCTGAACATCTCAATTCAATAA
- a CDS encoding alpha-L-fucosidase, producing the protein MKRLALLALTLLIFINPLPAQDYQPTAANLENREWFQDAKFGMFIHWGVYSVLGVHEWVMETQSIDKATYEKLPAFFNPTEFDAEAWVLLAKSAGMKYITITTKHHDGFAMFDSSISDWDIVDRTVYKKDIIKQMAEACRKHGLKLFLYYSQLDWHHNDYYPRGDTGKKAGRPDNGNWEAYLDYMNGQLTELLTNYGDIGGIWFDGWWDKKEADWQIRKTYDLIHQLQPQAMIGSNHHQAPNEGEDFQMFEKDLPGENNGGFSGDSKVGSLPLETAETMAHRWGFSLQDKAYKSTKELIQYLVKAAGYNSNFLLNVGPMPNGKIQPEFIETLEAIGEWTNSYGPTIYGTRGGPIPPQSWGVSTQRDNKVYLHIMDWKTDNFFFPTMEGKITSVTDFQTKKSLKYQTNTYGTLVALPKERDPDQADFVLEVSLK; encoded by the coding sequence ATGAAAAGACTTGCTTTATTAGCCCTGACTCTTCTGATTTTCATCAACCCATTGCCCGCACAGGATTACCAACCCACAGCAGCCAATTTGGAAAACAGGGAATGGTTTCAGGATGCAAAGTTTGGCATGTTCATCCATTGGGGAGTATATTCTGTTTTGGGCGTACATGAATGGGTCATGGAAACCCAATCCATAGACAAGGCAACTTATGAAAAACTTCCTGCTTTCTTTAATCCAACCGAGTTTGATGCCGAAGCTTGGGTACTTTTGGCCAAATCCGCCGGGATGAAATACATCACCATTACCACCAAGCACCATGATGGTTTTGCGATGTTCGACAGTAGCATATCGGACTGGGACATCGTGGACCGAACCGTTTACAAAAAAGACATCATCAAACAAATGGCCGAAGCCTGCCGCAAACATGGCCTCAAACTATTCTTATACTATTCCCAATTGGATTGGCACCACAACGATTACTACCCTCGGGGCGACACCGGAAAAAAAGCGGGCAGGCCCGATAATGGCAATTGGGAGGCCTATTTGGACTACATGAATGGCCAACTCACCGAACTACTCACCAATTATGGGGATATTGGCGGCATTTGGTTTGATGGCTGGTGGGACAAAAAGGAAGCCGATTGGCAAATCCGGAAAACCTACGACCTCATCCACCAACTACAACCACAGGCCATGATCGGGAGCAACCACCACCAAGCTCCAAACGAGGGGGAAGATTTTCAAATGTTTGAAAAAGACTTGCCCGGCGAAAACAATGGCGGCTTCAGTGGCGATTCCAAAGTGGGGTCCCTTCCTTTGGAAACCGCCGAAACCATGGCCCATCGTTGGGGTTTTTCCCTTCAGGACAAGGCCTATAAATCCACCAAAGAGCTCATTCAGTATTTGGTGAAAGCTGCGGGTTACAACTCCAATTTTCTGTTGAATGTTGGACCTATGCCCAATGGCAAGATACAACCGGAATTTATCGAAACCCTTGAAGCCATTGGTGAGTGGACCAATAGCTATGGCCCCACCATTTACGGAACGCGCGGGGGTCCAATCCCACCGCAGAGTTGGGGTGTATCCACACAAAGAGACAACAAGGTGTATCTCCACATTATGGATTGGAAAACCGACAATTTCTTTTTTCCTACCATGGAAGGTAAGATTACTTCGGTGACCGATTTCCAAACGAAGAAAAGCTTAAAGTACCAGACCAACACCTACGGCACCTTAGTGGCACTGCCCAAGGAACGTGACCCTGACCAAGCTGATTTTGTGCTCGAAGTAAGCCTGAAATAG
- a CDS encoding amidohydrolase family protein: protein MKLRLFLIGLVLMAGYSCKTEHTSSLADYQGEENYSVIISETKVGYMKVNTLGDTIQIDYDYKNNGRGPTMKEIIVLNAEGYPKSWKVTGNTTFGNAVDEQFTQSDGEASWTDATGSGSAALDASQLYVNQFGSPYSAVLSARMLMDAPNNTLPVLPAGNLTLTKMEDLTVPHASGEGELALTTYALSGAEMNPTYFIMDDSDRFFAFISPRYIVIRDGYEPEEKELRQLAENYSAERYEKLQKEYAHNYDKKVRIANVKVFDPKTLSLTEPVSVVVEGEKISAIDAADATGDNEVVIQGNGGTLVPGLYEMHAHTGDNGALLNVLAGVTSFRDMGNNTEVLSNLIEKINSGVLAGPRVTRLGFIEGKSPYSSNNGILVETQEEALAAVDTYDSLGFYGIKLYNSMNGDWAPAIVKKAHDQGLFVTGHVPAFSNANAMLRAGYDEMTHINQTMLGWVLEPEEDTRTLLRLTAMKRFPELDLNSDKVQETMDLFVANETAMDPTLAIHERLMLSRNGEVTPGALDYVDNMPPNEQRSLKVALAQIADAEEDKAYREAYDKIVETLRMMKDKGILIVAGTDLGGAFNLHRELELYTEQLGYTPAEVLKLASYDMAQYLGHENLGSIEPGKWADFFLVPGNPVDSIKAIKTISLVSRGGTFYYPSEVYPAFGITPFTDKPEVSE from the coding sequence ATGAAACTTCGACTATTCCTGATCGGCCTTGTCCTAATGGCGGGCTATTCCTGTAAAACAGAACACACTTCCTCCTTGGCCGACTACCAAGGCGAGGAAAACTATTCCGTAATCATTAGCGAGACCAAGGTCGGCTATATGAAAGTCAACACCCTTGGCGATACCATTCAAATTGATTATGATTACAAGAACAACGGCCGTGGTCCGACCATGAAGGAGATCATTGTGCTCAATGCCGAAGGCTATCCGAAAAGCTGGAAAGTCACAGGAAATACCACCTTTGGCAATGCCGTGGACGAGCAGTTTACCCAATCAGACGGCGAAGCCTCTTGGACCGATGCCACAGGTTCTGGAAGTGCCGCCTTGGATGCGTCACAGCTCTACGTAAACCAATTTGGCAGTCCGTATTCCGCAGTATTGTCCGCACGCATGCTCATGGACGCCCCGAACAATACCCTGCCCGTTTTGCCTGCAGGGAACCTAACGCTGACCAAAATGGAGGATTTGACCGTGCCCCATGCCTCCGGCGAAGGGGAATTGGCCCTGACCACCTATGCGCTTTCCGGTGCGGAGATGAACCCCACCTATTTCATCATGGATGATAGCGACCGTTTTTTTGCGTTTATCTCACCTCGCTACATTGTAATTCGTGATGGCTACGAGCCCGAAGAAAAAGAACTGCGTCAATTGGCCGAAAACTATTCCGCCGAGCGTTATGAAAAACTGCAAAAGGAATACGCCCACAACTACGATAAAAAAGTACGTATTGCCAATGTAAAGGTGTTCGACCCCAAAACGCTATCCCTTACCGAGCCCGTTTCCGTGGTAGTGGAAGGTGAAAAGATTTCCGCTATCGATGCGGCTGATGCCACTGGCGACAACGAAGTGGTGATTCAGGGGAACGGAGGCACTTTGGTGCCCGGACTTTACGAAATGCACGCCCATACCGGCGACAACGGTGCGTTGCTGAACGTTTTGGCGGGAGTGACCTCGTTCCGTGATATGGGGAACAATACCGAAGTGCTCAGCAACCTCATCGAAAAAATCAATTCCGGTGTGTTGGCAGGACCCCGCGTAACCCGACTCGGGTTTATCGAAGGGAAAAGTCCGTACAGTAGCAACAACGGTATTCTGGTGGAAACCCAAGAAGAAGCCCTGGCCGCTGTGGACACCTATGATAGCCTTGGGTTTTACGGCATCAAACTATACAACAGCATGAACGGCGATTGGGCCCCGGCCATCGTGAAAAAAGCACACGACCAAGGCCTGTTCGTTACGGGACACGTGCCCGCGTTCTCCAACGCCAATGCCATGCTACGCGCTGGGTACGACGAAATGACCCACATTAACCAAACCATGCTCGGCTGGGTATTGGAGCCCGAAGAGGACACCCGGACCCTATTGCGCCTCACCGCCATGAAACGCTTTCCCGAACTTGATCTCAACAGCGACAAAGTGCAGGAAACCATGGACCTTTTTGTAGCCAACGAAACGGCCATGGACCCTACCCTGGCCATTCATGAGCGCCTGATGCTCTCCCGCAACGGAGAAGTTACGCCCGGTGCCTTGGATTATGTGGACAATATGCCGCCGAACGAGCAGCGTAGCCTTAAGGTGGCACTGGCCCAAATTGCCGATGCCGAGGAGGACAAGGCCTATCGTGAAGCCTATGATAAAATCGTGGAAACCTTGAGAATGATGAAGGACAAAGGGATTCTGATCGTAGCGGGAACCGATTTGGGCGGCGCCTTTAACCTGCACCGCGAACTGGAACTGTACACCGAACAATTAGGATACACACCGGCCGAAGTACTCAAACTGGCCAGTTACGATATGGCGCAGTACTTGGGCCACGAAAACTTGGGCAGCATTGAACCCGGAAAGTGGGCCGATTTCTTTTTGGTGCCCGGCAACCCGGTGGACAGCATCAAGGCTATAAAGACCATATCCTTGGTATCGCGCGGAGGAACCTTTTACTACCCCAGCGAAGTCTATCCTGCCTTTGGCATTACCCCTTTTACGGACAAACCTGAGGTAAGCGAATAA
- a CDS encoding type II toxin-antitoxin system RelE/ParE family toxin: MDFYKSQEPKVQEKIEFVLDLVRFEKQVPKKFFKSLENSDGIYEIRVITTFKSIRIFCFFDDGNVVVLTNCLVKKTQKTPRKDIKLAERLKKEYIKNKIG; the protein is encoded by the coding sequence TTGGACTTTTACAAATCGCAGGAACCCAAGGTACAGGAAAAGATAGAATTTGTTCTTGACTTGGTTCGATTTGAAAAACAAGTCCCAAAAAAGTTTTTCAAATCACTGGAAAACAGTGATGGTATATATGAAATTCGGGTTATCACCACGTTCAAGAGCATTCGGATTTTTTGCTTTTTCGATGATGGAAACGTAGTCGTGCTCACCAATTGTCTTGTGAAGAAAACCCAAAAGACACCAAGAAAGGACATCAAACTTGCCGAACGATTGAAAAAAGAATACATAAAAAATAAGATAGGCTAA
- a CDS encoding alpha/beta hydrolase, protein MSDDKIHIYLMPGMAANPSIFENIKLPDDQFVTHTLEWFVPEKGMNLREYAEHMCDKIKEPNPVLLGVSFGGMLVQEMAKIRSTRKVIVVSSVKSKHELPKRMLFAKYTKVHKLLPTGLVNNVELLAKYAFGETVTKRLHLYEKYLSIRDKYYIDWSIDQIVNWDQEVPPDHVVHIQGEKDAVFPISNINDCISVKNGTHTMIIHRAKWFNEHLPTIILE, encoded by the coding sequence ATGTCCGATGATAAAATCCATATCTATCTCATGCCGGGAATGGCAGCCAACCCTTCCATTTTTGAAAATATCAAACTGCCAGACGACCAATTTGTAACGCATACCTTGGAATGGTTTGTACCCGAAAAGGGGATGAACTTAAGGGAATATGCGGAGCACATGTGCGATAAAATTAAGGAGCCCAATCCAGTGTTGCTGGGCGTTTCCTTCGGGGGCATGTTGGTACAGGAAATGGCCAAAATCAGGTCGACACGCAAAGTGATTGTGGTCTCATCCGTTAAGAGCAAGCACGAACTGCCCAAAAGAATGCTGTTTGCCAAGTACACCAAAGTACACAAGCTGTTGCCAACGGGCCTGGTGAACAATGTGGAACTATTGGCCAAATATGCCTTTGGGGAAACAGTGACCAAGCGATTGCACCTTTACGAAAAATACCTCTCCATTCGGGACAAGTATTATATCGATTGGTCCATCGATCAAATCGTGAATTGGGACCAAGAAGTCCCACCTGATCATGTGGTTCATATTCAGGGCGAAAAGGATGCTGTTTTTCCCATTTCCAACATCAACGATTGTATTTCCGTTAAAAATGGCACCCATACCATGATCATTCACAGGGCCAAATGGTTTAATGAGCACCTCCCCACAATTATTTTGGAATAA
- a CDS encoding VOC family protein, whose translation MEPYQLPKNTRIGHVHLKVADLQRALDFYHKLLGFEIITTMGDQAAFISAGGYHHHIGLNTWQSKNGPPPPPNSTGLFHTAILYPTRKDLAQILQRLREADYPLTGAADHGVSEALYLDDPDGNGVELYWDRPREDWPQEPDGSIQMYTRPLDLHDLLAELNG comes from the coding sequence ATGGAACCCTACCAACTGCCCAAAAACACCCGAATAGGTCATGTGCACCTAAAGGTGGCAGACCTGCAACGCGCCTTGGACTTTTACCACAAGCTTTTAGGTTTTGAAATTATTACCACCATGGGCGACCAAGCTGCCTTTATTTCAGCCGGGGGCTACCACCACCATATTGGCCTAAACACTTGGCAGAGCAAAAACGGGCCACCACCACCGCCCAATAGCACGGGACTGTTCCATACGGCCATCCTATACCCCACCCGTAAGGACTTGGCGCAGATCTTACAACGTTTACGGGAGGCCGACTACCCTTTGACGGGAGCGGCGGACCATGGTGTCTCCGAAGCGCTGTACTTGGACGACCCCGACGGCAATGGTGTGGAACTCTACTGGGACCGCCCCCGAGAGGACTGGCCACAAGAACCCGATGGAAGCATTCAAATGTACACCAGACCCCTCGACCTCCATGACCTGTTGGCGGAGTTGAATGGCTAG
- a CDS encoding GlmU family protein, whose translation MNYILSDGYHREDLFPFTFTRPVAGIRVGILTIHEKWEKWLNASVSFQTEEYLSQKFPLTTANENMVINGSYLPSAKLVEAIGNLNIGEALIGDEGYIAYVTENLETGFEESAYTAIPFEEEVLTIKNTWDIFSKNAEALQADFDLVTQGKKSQPIPDTNQVKSPENIFIEEGATVDFCILNASTGPIYIGKNALMMEGCTVRGGLALCEGAVLKMGAKIYGAVTAGPGCKLGGEVNNAVLFANSNKGHDGFLGNSVLGEWCNIGADTNTSNLKNNYAPVRLWNYKTGGFAKTGLQFCGLMMGDHSKCGINVMFNTGTVVGVSANIFGSGFPRNFIPSFSWGGAAAGYTTFKTNKAFEVAEAMMKRRNMEFNETEAQILQHVFELTQQWRNFS comes from the coding sequence ATGAACTATATCCTATCCGACGGTTACCACCGCGAAGACCTTTTCCCGTTTACGTTTACACGTCCCGTCGCAGGCATTCGGGTGGGTATCCTCACCATTCACGAGAAGTGGGAAAAATGGCTGAACGCTTCGGTAAGCTTTCAAACGGAGGAATACCTTTCCCAAAAGTTTCCTTTGACCACCGCAAACGAAAATATGGTAATCAACGGGAGCTATTTACCAAGCGCAAAATTGGTGGAGGCCATTGGTAACCTGAACATAGGCGAAGCTTTGATAGGGGACGAGGGCTATATCGCCTACGTGACCGAGAACTTGGAAACGGGTTTTGAAGAATCGGCTTATACGGCCATTCCTTTTGAGGAGGAGGTACTGACCATTAAAAATACTTGGGACATTTTTTCCAAGAACGCCGAAGCACTTCAAGCGGATTTTGATTTGGTGACCCAAGGAAAGAAAAGTCAACCGATACCCGACACCAATCAGGTCAAGAGTCCAGAAAATATTTTTATCGAGGAAGGCGCTACGGTGGACTTTTGTATTCTGAATGCCTCCACAGGGCCCATTTACATTGGTAAAAACGCCTTGATGATGGAGGGCTGCACTGTTCGCGGAGGACTGGCACTGTGCGAGGGAGCCGTTTTAAAAATGGGCGCCAAGATTTATGGAGCCGTCACCGCAGGACCGGGCTGCAAATTGGGGGGAGAAGTGAACAATGCGGTCCTTTTTGCCAACTCCAACAAGGGACACGATGGGTTTTTGGGCAATTCCGTTTTGGGTGAGTGGTGCAATATCGGGGCGGACACCAATACGTCTAACCTTAAGAACAATTACGCCCCTGTACGACTTTGGAACTACAAAACCGGAGGTTTTGCCAAAACGGGCCTACAGTTTTGCGGACTTATGATGGGCGACCACAGCAAATGTGGTATCAATGTGATGTTCAACACAGGAACCGTGGTGGGGGTGAGTGCCAATATTTTTGGCAGTGGCTTCCCCAGAAACTTTATTCCCAGCTTCAGTTGGGGCGGTGCTGCGGCAGGGTACACTACCTTTAAGACGAACAAGGCCTTTGAGGTGGCCGAAGCCATGATGAAGCGCCGAAATATGGAATTTAACGAGACCGAAGCCCAAATTTTACAACATGTATTCGAGTTGACGCAGCAGTGGCGGAATTTTTCCTAA
- the mtaB gene encoding tRNA (N(6)-L-threonylcarbamoyladenosine(37)-C(2))-methylthiotransferase MtaB yields the protein MNKKVAFYTLGCKLNFSETSTIARGFEKEEFERVDFSEAADVYVINTCSVTENADKRFKTIVKQAQKANPEAFVAAVGCYAQLKPEELAAVDGVDLVLGATEKFKITDYLNDLTKNDRGEVHSCEIEEADFYVGSYAIGDRTRAFLKVQDGCDYKCTYCTIPLARGISRSDTLQNVLKNAKEIASQDIKEIVLTGVNIGDYGKGEFGNKKHEHTFLDLVKALDTIDGIHRLRISSIEPNLLKNENIDFVAQSNSFVPHFHVPLQSGSDDILKKMRRRYLSNLYVDRVNRIKSTMPHACIGVDVIVGFPGETDEHFLETYHFLNELDISYLHVFTYSERDNTVAAEMEDVVPKKVRNKRSKMLRGLSAKKRRAFYESQLGSVRTVLFEGENKKGYIHGFTENYVKVKAPWDPSLVNTLHQVELTDIDTDGLVRFEFVSDAITA from the coding sequence ATGAACAAAAAGGTTGCATTTTACACGCTGGGCTGCAAGCTCAATTTCTCTGAAACTTCCACCATTGCGAGAGGTTTTGAAAAGGAGGAGTTTGAGCGTGTGGACTTTTCGGAAGCAGCTGATGTGTATGTGATCAATACCTGTTCGGTAACGGAAAATGCCGATAAGCGATTCAAGACCATTGTAAAGCAGGCCCAAAAAGCCAATCCCGAAGCCTTTGTAGCGGCAGTAGGTTGCTATGCGCAACTAAAACCAGAGGAATTGGCGGCTGTGGATGGCGTTGATTTGGTATTAGGTGCCACGGAGAAGTTCAAAATCACCGATTACCTGAACGACCTTACCAAAAATGATAGGGGAGAGGTACACTCCTGTGAAATCGAGGAGGCTGATTTTTATGTAGGCAGTTACGCCATCGGAGATCGTACCCGTGCCTTTTTGAAGGTCCAGGATGGTTGTGATTACAAGTGTACCTATTGTACCATTCCTTTGGCGCGAGGGATTTCACGAAGTGACACCTTGCAGAACGTACTGAAAAATGCCAAGGAAATTGCTTCACAAGACATTAAGGAGATTGTGCTGACAGGGGTGAATATCGGTGACTACGGGAAAGGTGAGTTTGGCAATAAAAAGCACGAGCATACCTTTTTGGATTTGGTGAAGGCTTTGGATACCATCGATGGGATTCACCGTCTCCGAATTTCTTCCATCGAACCCAATTTGCTCAAAAACGAGAACATCGATTTTGTAGCGCAAAGCAATTCCTTTGTGCCCCATTTTCATGTGCCCTTGCAGAGTGGGAGCGATGATATCTTAAAAAAGATGCGACGTCGGTATTTGTCCAATCTGTATGTGGATAGGGTGAATCGCATCAAATCAACAATGCCACATGCCTGTATTGGCGTAGATGTGATTGTTGGCTTTCCCGGGGAAACGGACGAGCACTTTTTGGAAACCTATCACTTTTTGAACGAATTGGACATTTCTTATCTTCATGTGTTCACTTACTCGGAAAGGGACAATACCGTAGCTGCCGAAATGGAAGATGTGGTCCCCAAAAAGGTACGCAACAAGCGCAGCAAAATGTTAAGGGGATTATCGGCCAAAAAGCGCAGGGCCTTTTACGAGAGTCAACTGGGAAGCGTTCGAACGGTATTGTTCGAAGGGGAAAACAAAAAAGGCTATATTCATGGGTTTACCGAGAACTATGTTAAGGTAAAGGCGCCTTGGGACCCTTCTTTGGTGAATACGCTGCACCAAGTGGAGCTAACGGATATCGATACGGACGGACTGGTGCGTTTTGAGTTTGTTTCCGATGCCATCACAGCATAA